The stretch of DNA ATCGCGGAGCTCACCGCCGATCACCGCGAGGTCGATGCGCTGTTCGCTCAGATCGAGGCCCAGCCGGTAGGTGACCAACGGCGCCGGGAGCTGGCCGGTGAACCCACCAGGCAACTGGTACAGCATGCCGTGGCCAAGGAAAAGCTGCTGCACTCAGCAGTGCGCGAGTACATCCCAGGCGGCGGCGACCTCATCGCCAAGGAGCTGACCGACCACGCGGCGGTGGAGCTGCTCCTCAAAGACGGGGGTGGAGCTGCTCCTCAAAGACCTGGAGGGGGGCCACGCGGACGATCCGCAGTTCGATCACCTGGTGGCCAGGCTCAGGCTCGAGGTGCGCGCACACGTACGCGCCGAGGAAGAGCGCCTCTTCCCTCCCCTGTCGGTGACCTGCACGCCCGATCTCCTGAAGGATCTGGGCGCCAAGGTCCGCACCGCAAAGAAGACCGCCCCCCACCCGTCCGCGCCCCTGCCCTGCGCACCCAATGGCCCGCCGGGCCACAAACTCCAGGCTCCAGCGCGGGTTGGTGGATCACACCCGCGCCCTGATGGCCGGCCGTCGCACGAACTGCCCCGTCCCCACCACGACATGAGGCCTGCGGCCACCGGCCGCAACAACACGCGAAGGAGACACGACGATGACCACCGCACGAGAGATCATGACCGAGGGCGCCGAATGTATCGGCGCTGACGAGCCCGTTCTGCTCGCCGCCCAGAAGATGACCGAACTGGGCGTCGGCGCGCTGCCGATCTGTGGCACCGACGACAAGCTCAAGGGCGTGATCACCGACCGCGACATCGTGATCAAGGTGCTGGGAGCCGGCAAGGACCCCGCCTCGACCATGGCCGGTGAGCTGTCCCAGGGCGAAGCCGTCACGATCGGCGCCGACGACGACGCCAGCGAGATCCTGCGCACCATGACGTCCCACAAGACCCGCCGCCTGCCCGTCATCGACGGCCACCGCCTGGTCGGCATGGTCTCCCAGGGCGACGTCGCCCGCGCCCTGCCCGACCCCCAGGTCGGAGACCTCCTGGAAGCACTCTCCAGCGACTGAACGGCACGCCCGACGTTGCAGCCAGGCGCGCCTGAAGGCGGAGGCGAGGCGCGCCTTGGCGTGGAGCGCACGTCGGCGGCGGAGTCAGTTTGAGCAAAGGACGGTCGGGCAGGCGCGTATCGATGCTTTGGACAGAAGGCATCTACCCGCGAGCGGCGTGCCGCTTTCCGGCTGGATGACTCTCATGGCTGTCGCGCCCCCGCGGAACCTTGCTGGCTGACCCGTTGAGGAGCGTTCTTTTTATGCTCACCGACAGCATCTCCAACACGCCGCAGCACGCGCGCTCACGCCGTGATCACGACGACTCCCCCGACACCAGGGCGGCCTTCGCCCATCTGGCACGCCTCGACGCGGGCCCCGAGCGGGACCTGCTGTGTGAGCAGGTAGTCGAGGCATGGCTGCCGATGGCGCACCGTATCGCCAGCCGCTTTCGTGACAAGGGCGAGAGCATGGAGGACCTCAAGCAGGTCGCCGCCATCGGCCTGCTCAAGGCCGTCAACCGCTATGACCCTGGCCGCGGCGCGTTCGAGTCGTATGCGGTGCCGACCATCACCGGTGAACTGCGCCGCCACTTCCGAGACCACACGTGGGACCTGCACGTGCCGCGCAGCGTGCAAGAACTGCGCAACAAGGTCCGCGCCGCCCGCCGCGAGCTGATGCAGCAGCCCGGCAGCCCCGAACCGACACTCGTCGACCTCGCCGCGAAGACGGGCCTGAGCGAGAGCCAAGTCCGTGACGGCCTGACAGCGATCGACAGCTACCAGGCCCTGTCCCTGGACGCCGAGTTCTCCCCCACGGACGGCGACGGCTTCAACATGGCCGACACGCTCGGCACTCCAGAGCCTTCATACGACCTGGTCGCCGACCGCGAGGCCGCCAAACCTGGCCTGCGGCATCTGCCGGAGCGGGAGCGCACCATCCTGTATCTGCGTTTCTTCGAGCACATGACGCAGAGCCGGATCGGGGAAGAACTCGGCATCTCCCAGATGCACGTCTCCCGGCTCATCCGGGAAAGCTGCGCCCGGGTCCGCGAGGAAGCACGCGAAAAGGCCGAGCTCCAAGCAGCCGCCTGAGAAGCTGGCCTCACCGGATGCCTGTACTTGCCGACGTCTACTGCCGAGTCTCCTTCGAACTCGACGACGGTGCTCGGCCATCGCTCCCCAGCGCCCCCCTTGGCCTGAACCCACGGTTAATGACCGCGCCTACCGAGATGTGCACGATCAAGGCCGCAGAAGGGAGGATGGGACAAGGCCGCACGGGCCAAGAAGGACGTCACAGTCCACTCAACCCGCGCGGCTGTCGTCATGTCACGGCCGACCCCGATCAGGCGCGGCCCGGCGGGTTGTCGAGATGAGCGTTAATACGGCCGAGCAGGGCGAACAGTTGCGTGCGCTCGTCGTGGCCGAGTGGGGCCATGATGTGCTCGTTGACGCCGTCGAGGACGCGGTCGAGTTCGGCGAGGCGGCGCTCGCCGCTGTCGGTGATGGTGATGACGTTGCGGCGCTTGTCGCCGGGGTCGGGGGCACGGCGGACCCAGCCGCCGTCCGCAAGGTCGTTGAGGACGGCCACGAGGTCACTCTTGTAAATCCGGGTGCGGCCGGAGAGAGCCGCCTGACTCGCGGGGCCGAACTCGCCGAGAGCGGCGAGCACCACGAAGTGGTCCTTACGGGCACCCACCGCGCCGAGCGCATCGCCCGCCACGCGCCGCATTTGAGCGGCCGTCATCCCGACGAGGCGCGAGAGCTGACCCTTGAGCCGGGCAGGAGTCTCGCCGCCGCGGTCAAAGCTCAGTTCCTCGCCCGTCTCCATGTCGACAGCCTACCCGCTTGCGTTAGCTCCCCTAACGATATACTTTCGTTAGGGCATCGAACGTTAGTGACTCTAATTGTTTGAAGGAGCTTTCCATGACCAGCACCGAAACTCTCATCCGCGACCTCGCCGACCGCGCCGAACTGTCCGACCTGGTCGCCCGCCACAGCCTGTGGATCGACGAGGGCCGCTACGACGAGACCGATCGACTCTTCACCCAGGACGTCGTGGTCAAGTCCCTCCGCGGAGAGGCACACGGCATCGAGCCGCTCATCGACCTCGTCCGCTCACGCCACGACGACTACGTCCGCACCCTGCACAACAAGTCCAACCTCGTCATCGAGGTCAACGGCGCGACCGCCACGGTGCGGGCCCACGACATCGCCGTCTTCGTCATCGACGACAAATCAGAGGCGGTCGCCGCCGCCATCCACCACTACCGAGCGCGCCGCACCCAGGACGGCTGGCGCTTCGACCGCCTCGAAATCACCCCGGTCGCCCTGACCGAGGCCCTGGGGCGAGCCCTCTAGGGCATGCATCGAAAGTGCCTGGTGAGGATGGCGGAGAGCCCATTCTGTGATCCAGAATGATTGCATGGTCACGCTTGAGACTCCCCGTTTGATCCTGCGTCGCTGGCGCGAGGAAGACGTTGCGCCCATGGCTGCCATCAATGCCGACCCCCAGGTCATGCGGTGGATCCGTGACGGCAGCGTCCGTGACGAACAGCAGACTCGCGGCGGGATCCAGGCATGGGAGAGCGAGTGGGAGTCACAGGGCTTCGGCCTGTTCGCCGTGGAGATCCGGTCCACTGGCGAGCTGGCCGGGTTCACCGGCCTTTCGGTGCCCAACTACTTGCCGGAGGTACTGCCGGCGGTTGAGGTCGGCTGGCGGCTGGGACGTTCCCACTGGGGACAGGGCTTGGCCACCGAGGCCGCTGCGACCGCTGTACGGTTCGGATTCGAAGAGCGAGGGCTGGAGCGGATCGTCAGCATCACTCAAGTGGGCAACGACGCCTCCGAACGGATCATGACAAAACTGGGGATGCATCCGGTCCGTAAGACCGTCAATCCCACCGGCGGTCGGCGAGTCCGGGTGTTCGAGTTGTCTTCGGACCAGTACGTCACAACCACTCACTCGCGGCGCGAGGCCGGTCCCGATGCATCGCACCGGTGAACAGCCGGACCCACAACTCGGGGTAACTCTTGGCCAGTTCCGAGGCGGTTTCCAGCCCGGTCAGCCCTCCGCCGACCACCGCGACAGTGCCGTCTGACGCCAACTCGGCAACCCTGTGCCGCAACCGCGTCGCCTGCTCAGAGCCGGCGACAGCGTACGCGTGCTCGACTGCCCCCGGAAGAACATCGTCGAGCCGCGCCCGGCTGCCTACCGCATTCACCAGGGTGTCGTAGCCGATCGTCCGGGGCGCGACGTCCATACACACGGTCCGGCAAGTGGTATCGATCGCGGTCACACGTCCGACGACCAGCTGGACCGATGTCCCGCGGAGCTGTTGACGCAACGACAGCTCCGCCAATCGCTGCCCGGCAGCCAGCTGATGGAGCCGGACCCGCTCCACGAACCGGTCTGAGGCATTGACCAGCGTGATGGCGACGTCGCTTCGGCGTAGCTTCCGGGCGAGGCGCTTGGCCGCCAGCAGACCGGCGTAACCGGCACCTACGACGACGAGGCGATGGCTCATGGCATGACATCCTTTGGGACTTTGGGACTTTGGGGCTACGGCTGCTTCGGCGGCTCGGCGCCACCTCTGACAATCAGTCGCCGCACATCGGCGTCAGGGCGCGGATCTGGCCACTGCAACCGCCCAGGCGATGTACAGGACGTTCACCACCAGCCGGGCCACCGCACCGGCAGGCCTCTCCAGCAGCCGGGGCCGGTCCGGCCGCGCGCGCCGCAGCGCGTCCACGTGGGACACCAGGTAACAGGTGATCAGGACGGCGGCGGCCCAGCCTCCGACCCGCCTGCTGCACGGAACCAGCACCAGCGCACCCACCACGACCTCCGCCGCCCCACTGACAGCCACGAGGAGCCGCTCCCGGCGGAGCCATGCCGGTATCAGCATGCGGAAGTAGCCGGGGGCCAGGAAATGCATGACCCCAGTGACGACCAGGAATATCGCCAAGGCGACGGCAGCGATGGCGATAGCGATAGCGATAGCGTGCATGGCACGATGATCCGCTCCCCTCATGCCTGGGCACTTGAACAAAACGATCGCCGTATCGTCTTCGCCTCCGGCCCCGAGGCAACGATGTTCGCCGAGTCCCGCCCATCCCGCGTCGCCCAACACCGGCTGCCCGCGTGGAAAGCCGTACTGCCGATCGGCGGCCACGCCCAACTCCTCCAGCCGGGACGGCCCATGGTGACGGCGCCCGGCCTGATCGTTCCGCCTCAACTGACCCACACCTGCGCGGCGACCTCGCCCTACATCGCCCTGTTCATCGACCCCTGGCTGCTGCCGTCCTGCCCTGGGCCGATACCGCTCGGTGCAGGCGAGGTCCGCCGCTTGCTCGCCGCACTCGGCACCACCGATTCCGACGGCCCCGGCACCTGCGCGGACCTGGCCGCCGGATACGCCGAGCTGCGGACACTCGCCGGGCGCCCGACCCCACTCGACCCGAGAGTCGCCCACGCCATCGACCTGTGCACGTTGCGCGATCCGGACATGCCCATCGCCTCCATCTCCAACAAGATCGGCCTGTCGGCCCCTCGGCTGCGCGCCCTGGTCCGGCAGGACGTGGGCATCGCGCTTACTCGCTTGCGCCGATGGGGCCGGCTCCGCACCGCGATCGCCGACCTGCCCAATTCGACTGCCGCTCTGGCCGCAGCCACCGCAGGCTTCACCGACCAGGCCCACCTCACCCGCACTGCACGGGACTTCATCGGGCGCACGCCCGCCTCCTTCAGGGCCGGAACGCATAGCTGAACCTGACTGGCCACGTTGAGGTATACGCCGACACCCCGCCCGCCTACGACCCGCAGGCCGACCCGGATGGCCCCGACGGCGGCTTCGAACTCGCTGCGGGAGCCACCCTGCGCGACGCCCTCGCCACCTGGCATGCGGAAATCGCCCGCGCCCGCGAGCACTGCGCCGAGCGAGCTCTGGCTGGCACTGGCCGCTTCATGGAGCAGGACGTCAACCTCCGCTGGATCTACGTCCACATGATCGAGGAGTACGCCCGCCCCAACGGCCACGCCGATCTGCTGCGGGCACGCATCGACGGGGCCGCCGGCGTGTAGTGCCGGATCAGGCAGCGTTGGCTCTGTCGACGACGGCGCGTAGGCGCCGGTCGTCAGCATGGCGGTTTCGCCAGATGACGTAGCGGCGGATCATGCCGCCCAGATTTCGTAGCGCTACACGCCACCTGGCGGTAGCTATACGAGAACGGGGCGGAGCAGGAGGATGGCGGTCAGGACGCCGCGCTCGCGCTGGCGTGCAGTCTGCACGCCATGAACGAGGTCTCCAAGGGCACCAACTTCCTTGGCAGCTACGCCTTCACCGGCCCTCGGCGCCGGGCCTGCGGCAACTGCGCGACCTGCGCACGGATGACAGCGAGGACGGATAGCCGCAGGCCGACGCGCACGATCGAAAGCGATCCGGCTTTCGGGTAGGCGTCGTCGACGGCCTCGGTGGAACCGGCGAACTTGGACTTCTTCCACGCCAGTTGCTGGGAGACTCCCAGCTGGTTGGCGATCTGCTGCCACGCCTCGCCGTTGTGCCGGGCCACGGGTACGGCCGTGGTGATCTTCCCCCTGGAGGCCGTGCAGCGCGTCCAGGGCTGGGCTGCCAGAGGGCGCTATTGGATCGGGGCGAAGATCTGACTCAGCAGTGCGTCCATCGTCCATCGCTTCGCGGACGTGCACCAGCCAGTACCGCGCTATCCCGCGCTGCGTGGCGACAGCCGCCGTGTGATCCGGTCGAACAGCTCCGTCAGCGGCTCGCCGACGTCCCGGCCGAACTCGGTCAGCCCGTACGTGACCTGAGGCGGCGTCGTCGGCTCTACCTCCCGCCAGACCAGGCCGTCCTGGACCAGCGCGCGCAGGGTCTGGGCGAGCATCTTCTCGCTGATGCCCTGGATGCTCTCGCGCAATTCGTAGAACCGGAGGTCATCGCTCCGCAACGAGATCAGCACCCAGACGCCCCACCTGCTGGTCACATGGTCGACCACATCGCGCGCAGGGCAGTCGGTGTGAAACACGTCATACCGCTGCCCCGCCACGGCCTGTCTGCGCTGCACGCTTCCCGTCATTTCATGAGCTTACCTCAAGGTATGCCCTTACCGAAAGTTAGCCCTTGCTCTTAGCGTGACGACCACAGAGAACATCCGACGAGGAGCTGATCATGATCGTAGTAACCGGGGCTACCGGGAATATCGGCCGGCCGTTGACGCAGACGCTGTCCGAGACGGGCCAGCAAGTGATGGCAGTGTCACGGCACACGGCGGCGGTGCCGAACGGCGTCCGTCACGTGACGGCCGACCTGGCCGAGCCGGCCAGCCTCAAGCCCGCGCTGGCCGGGGCGAAGGCGCTGTTCCTGCTGCTGTCCGGCAACCTGCACGCCGCTGGAGCCAACCCTGCCGACATCATCAGCGAAGCTGCGGCCAGCGGGGTCCGCCGGGTCGTTCTGCTCTCCACGCTGGGCGTGGTGACCAGGCCCTCCGGCCAAACGCGGATCGCGATGCGCGCGCTGGAGGACACGCTGCGGGAGTCCGGCCTGGAGTGGGCCATCCTGCGGCCGGGCGGCTTCGCCTCCAACGCCCTGTGGTGGGCCGAGTCCGTCCGCGCGCAACAGGCCGTCGCCGCGCCCTTCGGCGACGTCGGGGTGCCGATCATCGACCCGGCGGACATCGCCGCGGTCGCGGCAGCCTGCCTGCTGGAGGACCGGCACACCGGCGGCGTCTACGAGCTGACCGGCCCGGAGGTGATCACTCCGCGCCAGCAGGCGGAGGCCATCGCCGCCGCGCTGGGCTCGCCAGTGAGGTTTCACGAGCTCACCCGCGACGAGGCCAAGACCGCCATGGCCCAGAGCATGCCGGCGGAGCTTGCCGACGACACTCTGGACATCCTCGGCTCACCGAGCCCGGCTGAGCTGCGCGTCAGCCCGGACGTTCAGCAGGTCCTCGGCCGCGCCCCGCGCCCCTTCGCCGACTGGGCCGCCCGCAATGTCGCCGCGTTCCGCTGAGACTGATCAGAAGCTGTTTCCGAACCGCGAAATCGCAGGTCGCGCCGGTATGGCGGAAGCGGTGGTGGAACAGAACCGTTCGCAGAGCGGTCACGTGACGGGGAAGCGAACGGAGCCTCTGGGGCGGTTCCCCCTCGAGGTCGACGGGGCCCGGCCGAACCACACCAAGGCCCCCGTCTCGTAGTCGGCAGGGGCCTTGGGTGGTGGCGATCCGACGTCCCGGTACTGCTTGTGTGTCAGGCAAAGTCGGTCGGGCGGCCCAGGGGCTCGGTGGCGTCGACTTCGTCGAGGCGGAGCTGGAGCCGCTCGCGGATACGATCGACCGCGTTGGCGCCCAGCGGTAGCCGCAGCGGGGGCTTTTCCATGCGTGTGGCGGTGATGATGGCGTGGGCCGCGCGGGCGGGATCGCCCGGCTGGGTCCCGTGCATCGCCAGGAACTGCTTCTTGGCCGGGTCCAGGACGGAACGGTAGTCGTCGATGGGGTCGGCGAAGCGTACGGAGCGCCCACCGAAGTCCGTGCGGAAGGGGCCGGGTTCCACGATGACGACGTGGATGCCGAGGTGGGCGACTTCGAGGGCCAGCCCCTCGGAGAGACCCTCGAGGGCGAACTTGGTGCCCGCGTAGGCGGTGCCGCCCAGGGTGGCCATGACGCCGCCGACCGACGACATCTGCACGATGCAGCCCGAGCGCTGAGCACGCATGGTGGGCAGAACCTTGCGGGTTACGTCCATGGCGCCGAAGACATTGGTGTCGAACTGGTGGCGCAGCTCGACGTCCGACAGTTCTTCGACGGCGCCGCGCATCGCGTAGCCGGCGTTGTTGACGAGGACGTCGATGCGGCCGAAGTCCTTGAGCGCCGTGGCCACGGCGTCATCGACGGCGGCGGGGTCGGTGACGTCGAGGGGGACGGCGCGCACACGGTCGGGTGCGGCGGAAACCAGGTCGCCGAGGGTCGAGGTATCACGGGCGGTGGCCACGAGGCGTTCGCCGGCGGCGATGACCTCGTGGGCCAGGGCGCGGCCCAGGCCGGTGCTCGTACCTGTGATGAACCAGACCTTGGCGGTTTCGGGAGTGGAGGGCTGCGAGGTCATCGGGGGCGCGTCCTTTCAATGGCGTGCCGATCCATGCCGGGTGGCGGCTGGAGCGAAGGGGCGGGGGCGTGGTGGGTCGATCTTCGTCTGCTGTCCTGGCGGGATCGGCCGGGCAGGGGCGTCCGGGCAGCATCGGCCGGACGGGGTCGTCGGACAGGGTCGGCCGGTTGGGGTCGTCGGACAGGGTCGGCCGGTTGGGGTCGGCCGGACAGGAACTAGCGCGAAGTCCGGGTGGGCTGGGGCGTGTTGGCGTCGTCTTGTGTCCGCTCGATCAGGTCCGGGGTCTGGTCGCGCGGGGCGGCGGGCGGTGCCTGCGTGGACAAGGGGAAGGCGCGGCGCCCGATCGATGCGGCGATGAGGAGGACGACGGCGAAGATGCCAAGGCTCGCCCAGGGCAAGGGAGTTGTCTGGTCGGCCGAGTAGAGGATGCCTCCCAGGAGGGGGCCGGCGGCCATGCCGGCGTTGAGCATCGTGACCAGCATCGACTGGGCGACTTCCACCGAGGCCCCCGCGACCCGGGCGGAGGAGGCCTGCAGCATGGTCGGCGCGGCTCCCAGGGCAAGCCCCCACACGGCGATGGCCGCGAGGGTGGCCACGGCGTTGGTTCCAATGACGGCGAGCAGGGCCATCGCGCCGGTGAAGCCGGCCAGGGCGGCCATGACGACGGCACGCAGGTTGCGGTCGATCAGAGCTCCGGTCAGCCAGAGGCCGACGATGGAGGCGATGCCGAAGACGAGCAGGACGACATCGACCCGGTCCTGCAGGCCCGAGGAGGACAGGAAGGAGGCGATGTAGGTGTAGAGGTTCGTGTGGGCGACCTCGAAGGCGAACGCGATCAGCATCAGGACTGCGATGCCCGGGCGCAGCAGGATCCGGCTGACCGGGATGCGCTCGTGGGCGGGTTCCGCTTCGAGGGGCGGGATGGCCGCCCGTACCCAGACGGTCGTAAGGAGTCCCAGGACGGCCATCACGGCGAACGTGGAGCGCCAGCCGATGCCAGTGCCCAGGGCGGTGCCCAGAGGGACTCCCAGGGCCAGGGCGACGGGGACGCCGCCCATGGAGACAGCCAGGGCCTTGCCCTTGCTGGATTCGGGGACCAGCCGCATGGCGTATCCGGCCAGCATGGCCCACTGCAGTCCTGCGCCGAGTCCTGCGATGAGGCGGCCGGTGAAGGTCAGGGCGTACCAAGGAGAGAGAGCCGTGGCGATGTTGGCGGCGACCACGGCGAGAAGGGTGACCAGCAGGACCGGGCGGCGTGGCCAGCGTCGGGTCAGCGCGGTCAGCGGGATGGCCGCGGCCATCGAGCCCACGGCGTAGACGGTCACCAGTTGTCCGGCGGTTGATTGGGAGACGTCGAGGCCGTCGCTGATCTGCGGCAGCAGGCCGGCGGGGATGGTCTCGGTGAGCACGGTGACGAACCCGGAGACCGCCAGGGCCAGTAACCCGGCCCAGGGCAGTGGACGGTGTCCTTGTGGGGTGGACGAGTCTGTCACGGGCCTCCTCTTATAGTTACCTTGAATGCCAAGGTAAATTATCTTGAGACTCAAGGGAGTGTCAAAGGTGCCTGTATCCGAGCCGCCGCCGACGGAGCCGCAGGACTCCGTCGCAGCCGAACTGACCTCATGGATCGCCGACATGCCCGATGTCGACCCGGACACCGAAGCGGCCCGCCAGCGCATCGGTCGCATGGCCCGTCTCTTCGAGCGCCTGCTGTCGCGCGTGGCCGCCGACCATGAGCTGACGGCCGGGGACTGGGCGGCCCTGTCCGCCCTGCAGCGCTCAGGCGCTCCCCACCAGGTCTCCCCCACCGCGCTGTCGCAGCAGCTCGGGATCACCTCGGGCACGATGAGCGTGCGCCTGAGCCGCCTCGCGCGTGCCGGGCTGATCGAGTCCGTGGCGGCGGCCGACGGGCGCAGCAAGCCGGTGCGCCTGACCGAACAGGGGCAGGCCCGCTGGCGCTCGGCCACCCAGGAGCGCACCTCTCAGGAGCGGCGGCTGTTCGCAGAGGCGTTGAACC from Streptomyces sp. BA2 encodes:
- a CDS encoding CBS domain-containing protein, with the protein product MTTAREIMTEGAECIGADEPVLLAAQKMTELGVGALPICGTDDKLKGVITDRDIVIKVLGAGKDPASTMAGELSQGEAVTIGADDDASEILRTMTSHKTRRLPVIDGHRLVGMVSQGDVARALPDPQVGDLLEALSSD
- a CDS encoding SigB/SigF/SigG family RNA polymerase sigma factor; the protein is MLTDSISNTPQHARSRRDHDDSPDTRAAFAHLARLDAGPERDLLCEQVVEAWLPMAHRIASRFRDKGESMEDLKQVAAIGLLKAVNRYDPGRGAFESYAVPTITGELRRHFRDHTWDLHVPRSVQELRNKVRAARRELMQQPGSPEPTLVDLAAKTGLSESQVRDGLTAIDSYQALSLDAEFSPTDGDGFNMADTLGTPEPSYDLVADREAAKPGLRHLPERERTILYLRFFEHMTQSRIGEELGISQMHVSRLIRESCARVREEAREKAELQAAA
- a CDS encoding MarR family winged helix-turn-helix transcriptional regulator — protein: METGEELSFDRGGETPARLKGQLSRLVGMTAAQMRRVAGDALGAVGARKDHFVVLAALGEFGPASQAALSGRTRIYKSDLVAVLNDLADGGWVRRAPDPGDKRRNVITITDSGERRLAELDRVLDGVNEHIMAPLGHDERTQLFALLGRINAHLDNPPGRA
- a CDS encoding nuclear transport factor 2 family protein, which gives rise to MTSTETLIRDLADRAELSDLVARHSLWIDEGRYDETDRLFTQDVVVKSLRGEAHGIEPLIDLVRSRHDDYVRTLHNKSNLVIEVNGATATVRAHDIAVFVIDDKSEAVAAAIHHYRARRTQDGWRFDRLEITPVALTEALGRAL
- a CDS encoding GNAT family N-acetyltransferase; its protein translation is MVTLETPRLILRRWREEDVAPMAAINADPQVMRWIRDGSVRDEQQTRGGIQAWESEWESQGFGLFAVEIRSTGELAGFTGLSVPNYLPEVLPAVEVGWRLGRSHWGQGLATEAAATAVRFGFEERGLERIVSITQVGNDASERIMTKLGMHPVRKTVNPTGGRRVRVFELSSDQYVTTTHSRREAGPDASHR
- a CDS encoding NAD(P)/FAD-dependent oxidoreductase; amino-acid sequence: MSHRLVVVGAGYAGLLAAKRLARKLRRSDVAITLVNASDRFVERVRLHQLAAGQRLAELSLRQQLRGTSVQLVVGRVTAIDTTCRTVCMDVAPRTIGYDTLVNAVGSRARLDDVLPGAVEHAYAVAGSEQATRLRHRVAELASDGTVAVVGGGLTGLETASELAKSYPELWVRLFTGAMHRDRPRAASEWL
- a CDS encoding helix-turn-helix domain-containing protein, producing MIRSPHAWALEQNDRRIVFASGPEATMFAESRPSRVAQHRLPAWKAVLPIGGHAQLLQPGRPMVTAPGLIVPPQLTHTCAATSPYIALFIDPWLLPSCPGPIPLGAGEVRRLLAALGTTDSDGPGTCADLAAGYAELRTLAGRPTPLDPRVAHAIDLCTLRDPDMPIASISNKIGLSAPRLRALVRQDVGIALTRLRRWGRLRTAIADLPNSTAALAAATAGFTDQAHLTRTARDFIGRTPASFRAGTHS
- a CDS encoding mycothiol transferase; the protein is MTGHVEVYADTPPAYDPQADPDGPDGGFELAAGATLRDALATWHAEIARAREHCAERALAGTGRFMEQDVNLRWIYVHMIEEYARPNGHADLLRARIDGAAGV
- a CDS encoding winged helix-turn-helix transcriptional regulator is translated as MTGSVQRRQAVAGQRYDVFHTDCPARDVVDHVTSRWGVWVLISLRSDDLRFYELRESIQGISEKMLAQTLRALVQDGLVWREVEPTTPPQVTYGLTEFGRDVGEPLTELFDRITRRLSPRSAG
- a CDS encoding SDR family oxidoreductase, with amino-acid sequence MIVVTGATGNIGRPLTQTLSETGQQVMAVSRHTAAVPNGVRHVTADLAEPASLKPALAGAKALFLLLSGNLHAAGANPADIISEAAASGVRRVVLLSTLGVVTRPSGQTRIAMRALEDTLRESGLEWAILRPGGFASNALWWAESVRAQQAVAAPFGDVGVPIIDPADIAAVAAACLLEDRHTGGVYELTGPEVITPRQQAEAIAAALGSPVRFHELTRDEAKTAMAQSMPAELADDTLDILGSPSPAELRVSPDVQQVLGRAPRPFADWAARNVAAFR
- a CDS encoding oxidoreductase, whose amino-acid sequence is MTSQPSTPETAKVWFITGTSTGLGRALAHEVIAAGERLVATARDTSTLGDLVSAAPDRVRAVPLDVTDPAAVDDAVATALKDFGRIDVLVNNAGYAMRGAVEELSDVELRHQFDTNVFGAMDVTRKVLPTMRAQRSGCIVQMSSVGGVMATLGGTAYAGTKFALEGLSEGLALEVAHLGIHVVIVEPGPFRTDFGGRSVRFADPIDDYRSVLDPAKKQFLAMHGTQPGDPARAAHAIITATRMEKPPLRLPLGANAVDRIRERLQLRLDEVDATEPLGRPTDFA
- a CDS encoding MFS transporter, with protein sequence MTDSSTPQGHRPLPWAGLLALAVSGFVTVLTETIPAGLLPQISDGLDVSQSTAGQLVTVYAVGSMAAAIPLTALTRRWPRRPVLLVTLLAVVAANIATALSPWYALTFTGRLIAGLGAGLQWAMLAGYAMRLVPESSKGKALAVSMGGVPVALALGVPLGTALGTGIGWRSTFAVMAVLGLLTTVWVRAAIPPLEAEPAHERIPVSRILLRPGIAVLMLIAFAFEVAHTNLYTYIASFLSSSGLQDRVDVVLLVFGIASIVGLWLTGALIDRNLRAVVMAALAGFTGAMALLAVIGTNAVATLAAIAVWGLALGAAPTMLQASSARVAGASVEVAQSMLVTMLNAGMAAGPLLGGILYSADQTTPLPWASLGIFAVVLLIAASIGRRAFPLSTQAPPAAPRDQTPDLIERTQDDANTPQPTRTSR
- a CDS encoding MarR family winged helix-turn-helix transcriptional regulator yields the protein MPVSEPPPTEPQDSVAAELTSWIADMPDVDPDTEAARQRIGRMARLFERLLSRVAADHELTAGDWAALSALQRSGAPHQVSPTALSQQLGITSGTMSVRLSRLARAGLIESVAAADGRSKPVRLTEQGQARWRSATQERTSQERRLFAEALNPEELEELNVLLSGLLRRLEDEFGQVSRHDVPKD